The following proteins come from a genomic window of Methanoculleus caldifontis:
- the minD gene encoding cell division ATPase MinD, with amino-acid sequence MVKVYTIASGKGGTGKTTVTANLGSMLAQYGKRTCILDADVGMANLGLILGLENLPVTLHEVLAGKARVRDAIYDGPFGVKVVPCGLSLQGFQQSNPDRLKDIMTDLVSEFDILLLDAPAGISRDGVIPLTIADGVILVVNPEISSIVDSLKTKILTETVGGHVEGAIINRVAGSGDEFNNAQMEKLLGVRVIGIIPEDPNIRRASASRQPIVVKYPASGASRAFKRISADVAGIEYVEEELPGPREGFIDRLARTLFRAKREA; translated from the coding sequence ATGGTAAAAGTATACACAATTGCATCCGGTAAGGGCGGTACCGGCAAAACGACGGTCACAGCTAATCTGGGATCGATGCTGGCCCAGTACGGGAAGAGAACATGCATCCTGGACGCCGACGTCGGGATGGCGAACCTCGGCCTCATTCTGGGGCTTGAGAACCTGCCGGTGACCCTGCACGAGGTTCTGGCAGGCAAGGCACGCGTCAGGGACGCCATCTACGACGGACCCTTCGGCGTGAAGGTGGTCCCGTGCGGTTTGTCCCTCCAGGGCTTTCAGCAGTCGAACCCGGATCGGCTCAAAGACATCATGACCGATCTGGTGAGCGAGTTCGATATCCTGCTTCTCGATGCTCCTGCGGGGATCAGCAGGGACGGCGTCATCCCGCTCACTATCGCTGACGGGGTCATCCTTGTCGTAAACCCCGAGATCTCCTCGATCGTCGACTCCTTGAAGACAAAGATCCTGACCGAGACCGTCGGCGGGCATGTCGAAGGGGCGATCATCAACCGGGTTGCCGGTAGTGGGGATGAGTTCAACAACGCACAGATGGAGAAACTGCTCGGGGTCAGGGTGATCGGGATCATACCCGAAGATCCCAATATCCGGCGTGCATCGGCGAGCAGGCAGCCGATCGTGGTGAAGTACCCGGCATCCGGGGCATCCCGCGCCTTTAAACGCATCTCTGCCGATGTCGCCGGCATCGAGTACGTCGAGGAGGAGCTACCCGGGCCGCGGGAAGGGTTTATCGACCGGCTGGCCCGCACTCTCTTCCGGGCGAAGCGAGAGGCCTGA
- a CDS encoding 4Fe-4S dicluster domain-containing protein, with product MDIRVDTDACVGCGLCIKDCPMHVYELQNNVSVPVRPNNCMGCLSCHEICPAQALEHRGIYSAKRHYIDIKVCEMLRKVI from the coding sequence ATGGATATACGTGTGGATACGGACGCGTGCGTCGGGTGCGGTCTCTGTATCAAAGACTGTCCGATGCACGTGTACGAACTCCAGAACAATGTGAGTGTTCCGGTCAGGCCGAATAACTGTATGGGGTGCCTGTCCTGTCACGAGATCTGCCCGGCCCAGGCCCTCGAGCACCGCGGCATCTACTCTGCCAAGAGGCACTACATCGACATCAAGGTCTGCGAGATGCTCAGGAAGGTGATCTGA